One genomic region from Bactrocera tryoni isolate S06 chromosome 3, CSIRO_BtryS06_freeze2, whole genome shotgun sequence encodes:
- the LOC120770520 gene encoding tubulin beta-1 chain produces the protein MREIVHIQAGQCGNQIGAKFWEIISDEHGIDATGAYHGDSDLQLERINVYYNEASGGKYVPRAVLVDLEPGTMDSVRSGPFGQIFRPDNFVFGQSGAGNNWAKGHYTEGAELVDSVLDVVRKEAESCDCLQGFQLTHSLGGGTGSGMGTLLISKIREEYPDRIMNTYSVVPSPKVSDTVVEPYNATLSVHQLVENTDETYCIDNEALYDICFRTLKLTTPTYGDLNHLVSLTMSGVTTCLRFPGQLNADLRKLAVNMVPFPRLHFFMPGFAPLTSRGSQQYRALTVPELTQQMFDAKNMMAACDPRHGRYLTVAAIFRGRMSMKEVDEQMLNIQNKNSSYFVEWIPNNVKTAVCDIPPRGLKMSATFIGNSTAIQELFKRISEQFTAMFRRKAFLHWYTGEGMDEMEFTEAESNMNDLVSEYQQYQEATADEDAEFEEEQEAEVDEN, from the exons ATGAGAGAAATCGTTCACATTCAAGCTGGTCAGTGCGGTAACCAGATTGGAGCTAAG ttctgGGAAATCATCTCGGACGAACATGGAATTGATGCTACTGGTGCCTATCATGGTGATAGTGATTTGCAATTGGAACGCATCAATGTATATTATAATGAGGCGTCGGGTGGAAAGTATGTGCCACGCGCAGTCCTTGTTGATTTGGAACCTGGCACTATGGATTCAGTACGCTCAGGACCTTTCGGACAAATTTTCCGTCCAGATAACTTTGTCTTCGGACAATCTGGTGCCGGTAACAATTGGGCGAAGGGCCATTACACAGAAGGTGCTGAATTGGTCGACTCTGTGCTCGATGTTGTCCGCAAAGAGGCTGAATCCTGCGACTGCCTACAAGGATTCCAACTGACACATTCCTTGGGTGGTGGCACCGGTTCTGGTATGGGAACCTTACTCATCTCGAAAATCCGTGAAGAATACCCCGACAGAATAATGAACACATACTCAGTTGTACCCTCACCTAAAGTATCAGACACAGTTGTTGAACCTTACAACGCGACCCTCTCCGTGCATCAATTGGTTGAAAATACAGATGAAACCTATTGTATCGATAACGaagctttgtatgatatttgcTTCCGCACACTTAAATTGACCACCCCAACATATGGCGATTTGAACCATTTGGTCTCATTGACAATGTCCGGTGTAACCACCTGCCTTCGATTCCCTGGTCAACTGAACGCTGACTTACGCAAACTAGCAGTGAATATGGTTCCTTTCCCTCGATTACATTTCTTCATGCCTGGCTTTGCTCCTTTGACATCACGAGGATCTCAACAGTACCGTGCTCTCACCGTGCCAGAACTTACACAACAAATGTTCGATGCCAAGAACATGATGGCTGCCTGCGATCCACGACACGGACGTTATCTCACTGTTGCTGCTATCTTCCGTGGACGTATGTCCATGAAGGAAGTTGACGAACAAATGCTGAATATTCAAAACAAGAACAGCTCATACTTCGTCGAATGGATCCCCAATAATGTTAAGACTGCCGTTTGCGATATTCCACCAAGAGGTTTGAAAATGTCGGCTACATTTATTGGTAACTCGACAGCTATTCAGGAATTATTCAAACGTATTTCGGAACAGTTCACTGCTATGTTCCGTAGGAAAGCTTTCTTGCATTGGTATACAGGCGAAGGCATGGACGAGATGGAATTCACTGAGGCTGAAAGTAACATGAACGATTTGGTCTCCGAATACCAACAGTATCAAGAAGCCACTGCTGACGAAGATGCCGAATTCGAAGAGGAGCAAGAAGCTGAAGtcgatgaaaattaa